The DNA region GCTGCTGGCGGTGTCGATCGCCGCGATCCTCGGGCAGACCCCGTTCGCCATCATGATCGCGATCGGGGCCTCCCAGGTGCCGATCTTCGCCCGGCTGCTGCGCGCCTCCATGCTGCAGCAGCGCTCCAGCGACTACGTGCTCTCGGCGCAGACGCTCGGTCTGGGTCGCGGCAAGATCACCATGTCGCACGTGCTGCCGAACGCGATCGGACCCGTGATCGTTCAGGGCACCCTGACGCTCGCCACCGCGGTCATCGATGCGGCGGCGCTGTCGTTCCTCGGCCTCGGCGGCGGACGGCCCGAGACGGCGGAGTGGGGGCGCATGCTCACCTACGCGCAGGCCGAGCTCGCCATCGCGCCCTGGCTCGCCTTCCTCCCCGGTATCTGCATCGCCGTCACGGCGCTCGGCTTCACCCTGCTGGGTGAAGCGCTGCGCGAGGCGATGGACCCCCGGACGAGGGCGCGATGAACGCGCGGGACGACGGTGCCGTGAGCGCCGCGAAGGAGAAGCAGATGTCGACCGAACCGTTGCTGTCGGTCCAGGGACTGGCCGTGGACTTCGCCACCATGGACGGCGTCGTGCACGCCGTCGAAGGCGTCGACCTCGAGATCCGTCCCGGCGAGACCGTCGCGATCGTGGGGGAGTCCGGCTCGGGCAAGTCCACCACCGCGATGGCCATCATCGGACTGCTCGCCGGGGGAGGCCGGATCGCGTCCGGCAGCATCCGGCTCGACGGCAAGGAGATCTCGCGGTCACCCGAGCACGAACTGCGCACGATCCGCGGTCGTGACATCGGTCTCGTGCCGCAGGACCCGATGTCGAACCTGAACCCGGTGGCGAAGATCGGCACGCAGGTGGCGGAGACGCTGCTCGCGCATGGCCTCGCCACCCGACAGAACGTGCAGGCGAAGGTGGTCGAGGCGCTGACCGCCGCGGGCCTTCCCGATCCGGCGCGGCGGGCGAAGCAGTACCCGCACGAGTTCTCCGGCGGCATGCGCCAGCGTGCGCTCATCGCGATCGGTCTGGCGTGCAAGCCGCGACTGCTGATCGCCGACGAGCCCACCAGCGCGCTCGACGTCACGGTGCAGCAGACGATCCTCGATCAGATCGGGCAGATGACGCGCGAGCTGGGCACGGCGGTGCTGCTCATCACGCACGACCTGGGCCTCGCCGCCGAGCGTGCGGAGCGGGTGATCGTGATGCACCGCGGCAAGGTGGTGGAGCAGGGCGATGCGCGCCAGATCCTGGAGGACCCGCAGCATCCGTACACGCAGTCGCTCGTGAAGGCGGCCCCGTCCGTCGCGGCGGCACGCCTGCGACCCGAGGCCTTCCGGACCCGGGAACGGGCGGCCGATGCCGTCGCTGCTGCCGATGCCGTCGTCGAGGCGGCCCCCGCGGACAACATCGTCGAGATCGAGAATCTCACCAAGGTGTACCCGGTGCGGGGCCGCGGCGAGGATTTCGTGGCCGTCGACGACGTGTCGCTGGTGATCCCGCGCGGGGAGACGGTCGCGATCGTGGGCGAGTCGGGTTCCGGCAAGACCACGACCGCGCGGATGCTGCTGAAGGTGATCGAGCCGACGAGCGGGCTGATCCGCTACGAGGGCAAGGACATCGCGTCGCTGAGCCGGGCGGAGACGAAGGAGTTCCGGCAGCAGGTGCAGCCGATCTTCCAGGATCCGTACTCGAGCCTGAACCCGATGTTCACGATCGAGCGCCTGATCGCCGAGCCGCTGGAGTTCTACAAGCGGGGGAGCGGCGCCGATCGGCGCAAGCGCGTGCGGCAGCTGCTCGACGACGTGGCCCTGCCGCAGTCGATGCTGCGGCGGTATCCGTCCGAGCTGTCCGGCGGCCAGCGACAGCGTGTCGCGATCGCACGGGCTCTCGCCCTCTCGCCGGATCTGATCGTCTGCGACGAGCCGGTGTCGGCGCTGGACGTGCTGGTGCAAGACCAGATCCTGAAGCTGCTCGGCGACCTGCAGCGGGAGTACGGCCTGAGCTACCTGTTCATCTCGCACGACCTCGCGGTGGTGCGGCTGATCAGCGACTACGTGTGCGTCATGAAGGACGGCAGGCTCGTGGAGGCGGCGACGTCGGAGGAGATCTTCACGAATCCCCGTGACCCGTACACGCGGCGTCTGCTGGCGTCGATCCCCGGCAACGAGCTGGGCATCGCGTCCTGAGATCACCTCCTCCGATCGCCGGGCCGCATGTGTTCCGGTCCGGCGATCGGAGACTCATACCGCAGCTTCCGAGATTGGTCAAGGACTGCGCTTGCCATGTCGCATAATCGTGCGTATAGTTAGTAGTTGCGCTCGTTTCTCCCTGCCCTCATATGGTGGTCGGCATCTGTCGAGTTCCCGGGCGCACACTCCACCTGACGACAAAGGAATCGAGAAGCCCTGCGGGGCTCACGGAGGTTATTCCCTTGGCTGCTGCTCGCAACGCATCCACATCCACCACCACCAAGAACGGACGCGGAGCTTCCCGTCTTTCGTTCGCCAAGATCTCCGACACGCTGACGGTCCCTGACCTTCTCGCCCTGCAGACCGAGTCCTTCGGTTGGCTGGTCGGCAACGACGCCTGGAAGGCGCGCGTGGCCGAGGCCAAGAAGCAGGGTCGCACCGACGTCAACGAGAACAGCGGTCTGGGCGAGATCTTCGAGGAGATCTCTCCGATCGAGGACCTCGGCGAGACGATGCAGCTGTCGTTCACGAACCCCTACCTCGAGCCGGAGAAGTACTCGATCGAGGAGTGCAAGGAGCGTGGCAAGACCTACGCCGCTCCGCTGTACGTCGAGGCCGAGTTCATGAACCACCTCACGGGTGAGATCAAGACCCAGACGGTCTTCATGGGCGACTTCCCGCTGCAGACCGACAAGGGCACGTTCATCATCAACGGCTCCGAGCGCGTCGTCGTGTCGCAGCTCGTGCGTTCGCCGGGTGTCTACTTCGACAAGACCCCCGACAAGACGTCCGACAAGGACATCGTGTCGGCGCGCGTCATCCCGAGCCGTGGTGCATGGCTCGAGTTCGAGATCGACAAGCGCGACCAGGTGGGCGTGCGCGTCGACCGCAAGCGCAAGCAGTCGGTCACCGTCTTCCTCAAGGCACTGGGCATGACCAGCGAGGAGATCCTCGCCGAGTTCGCCGGCTACACCTCGATCGAGGAGACGCTCGCGAAGGACACGATCGTCACCAAGGAAGATGCGCTCCGCGACATCTACCGCAAGCTCCGTCCGGGCGAGCAGGTCGCCGCCGAGGCCGCCCGCGCGCTCCTGGACAACTTCTACTTCAACCCGAAGCGCTACGACCTGGCCAAGGTCGGTCGTTACAAGATCAACCACAAGCTGGGCCTGGACCAGCCGCTGACCTCCTCGGTGCTGACCGTCGAGGACATCGTGGCCACGATCAAGTACCTGGTGCGCCTGCACGCCGGCACCGAGGAGACCTTCACGGGCATCCGCGGCGGCAAGAAGGCCGAGATCCGTCTCGCGACCGACGACATCGACAACTTCGGCAACCGTCGCATCCGCGCGGTCGGCGAGCTGATCCAGAACCAGGTCCGCACCGGTCTGTCCCGCATGGAGCGCGTCGTCCGCGAGCGCATGACCACGCAGGACATCGAGGCGATCACCCCGCAGACCCTGATCAACGTGCGCCCGGTCGTCGCCGCGATCAAGGAGTTCTTCGGAACGTCGCAGCTGTCGCAGTTCATGGACCAGAACAACCCGCTCGCCGGTCTGACGAACAAGCGTCGTCTCTCCGCGCTGGGCCCGGGTGGTCTCTCCCGTGACCGCGCCGGCGTCGAGGTCCGTGACGTCCACCCCTCGCACTACGGCCGCATGTGCCCGATCGAGACGCCTGAAGGCCCGAACATCGGTCTGATCGGTGCTCTCGCGACCTTCGCGCGCATCAACTCGTTCGGTTTCATCGAGACCCCGTACCGCAAGGTCGAGGGTGGCGTCGTCACCGAGCACATCGACTACCTCACGGCTTCCGAAGAGGTCGACTTCAACATCGCGCAGGCCAACGCCCCGCTCGATGCCAAGGGTCGCTTCATCGAGAGCCACGTGCTGGCCCGCCCCAAGGGCGGCAGCGGCGAGGTCGACATGTTCCTCCCGGAGGACATCGGCTACATCGACGTCTCCCCGCGCCAGATGGTGTCGGTCGCGACCTCGCTCGTGCCGTTCCTCGAGCACGACGACGCACAGCGCGCCCTCATGGGTGCCAACATGCAGCGTCAGGCTGTGCCGCTGCTGCGCAGCGACTCGCCGCTCGTCGGAACCGGTATGGAGGGCTACACGGCCATCGACGCCGGTGACGTGCTCACCGCCGACAAGGCCGGTGTCGTCTCCGAGGTCTCCGCAGACCGCGTCGTCGTCATGCTCGACGAGGGCGGGACGCAGGAGTACCACCTCCGCAAGTTCGACCGCTCCAACCAGGGCACGTCGTACAACCAGAAGGTCGTCGTCAACGCCGGTGAGCGCGTCGAGGTCGGAGAGGTCATCGCCGATGGCCCCGCCACCGAGAACGGCGAGCTGGCCCTCGGAAAGAACCTCCTCGTCGCCTTCATGACGTGGGAGGGTTACAACTTCGAGGACGCGATCATCCTGAGCCAGGACCTGGTGAAGGACGACACCCTCTCCTCGATCCACATCGAGGAGTACGAGGTCGATGCCCGCGACACCAAGCTCGGCAAGGAGGAGATCACTCGTGACCTCCCCAACGTCAGCCCGGAGCTGCTGAAGGACCTCGACGAGCGCGGCATCATCCGCATCGGCGCCGAGGTCCGCCCCGGCGACATCCTCGTCGGAAAGGTCACGCCGAAGGGTGAGACCGAGCTGTCGGCCGAGGAGCGTCTGCTCCGCGCGATCTTCAACGAGAAGAGCCGCGAGGTCCGCGACACGTCCCTGAAGGTGCCTCACGGCGAGCAGGGCACGATCATCGCGGTCAAGGAGTTCAACGCCGAGGACGGCGACGACGAGCTCGGCTCCGGCGTCAACCGCCGCGTCGTGGTCTACATCGCCCAGAAGCGCAAGATCACCGAGGGTGACAAGCTCGCCGGCCGTCACGGCAACAAGGGTGTCATCGCGAAGATCCTCCCGATCGAGGACATGCCGTTCATGGCGGACGGCACCCCGGTCGACATCGTCCTGAACCCGCTCGGCATCCCCGGTCGAATGAACTTCGGCCAGGTCCTCGAGACCCACCTCGGGTGGATCGCGAAGCAGGGCTGGAAGGTCGAAGGCACTCCGGAGTGGGCAGCCCGTCTGCCGGAGCAGGCATTCGAGGCCGCTCCCGGCACGAAGGTCGCCACCCCGGTGTTCGACGGTGCGAGCGAGGAGGAGATCGCCGGTCTCCTCGACGCGACCATCCCGACGCGCGACGGTGTCCGTCTGATCGACTCCAGCGGAAAGGCCCAGATGTTCGACGGCCGCTCCGGCGAGCCGTTCCCGGCCCCGATCTCGGTCGGCTACATGTACATCCTGAAGCTGCACCACCTGGTCGACGACAAGATCCACGCACGTTCCACGGGTCCGTACTCGATGATCACCCAGCAGCCGCTCGGTGGTAAGGCGCAGTTCGGTGGACAGCGCTTCGGTGAGATGGAGGTGTGGGCCCTCGAGGCCTACGGCGCCGCATACGCGCTCCAGGAGCTCCTCACGATCAAGTCCGACGACATCCTCGGCCGCGTCAAGGTGTACGAGGCGATCGTCAAGGGCGAGAACATCCAGGAGCCCGGCATCCCCGAGTCCTTCAAGGTGCTCATGAAGGAGATGCAGTCGCTCTGCCTGAACGTCGAGGTCCTCTCGGCCGACGGCACGCTGGTGAACCTCCGCGACACCGACGATGAGGCGTTCCGCGCCGCAGAAGAGCTCGGTATCAACATCTCCAGCCGCTTCGAGGCCGCCTCGATCGACGAGA from Microbacterium sp. SY138 includes:
- a CDS encoding ABC transporter ATP-binding protein — protein: MNARDDGAVSAAKEKQMSTEPLLSVQGLAVDFATMDGVVHAVEGVDLEIRPGETVAIVGESGSGKSTTAMAIIGLLAGGGRIASGSIRLDGKEISRSPEHELRTIRGRDIGLVPQDPMSNLNPVAKIGTQVAETLLAHGLATRQNVQAKVVEALTAAGLPDPARRAKQYPHEFSGGMRQRALIAIGLACKPRLLIADEPTSALDVTVQQTILDQIGQMTRELGTAVLLITHDLGLAAERAERVIVMHRGKVVEQGDARQILEDPQHPYTQSLVKAAPSVAAARLRPEAFRTRERAADAVAAADAVVEAAPADNIVEIENLTKVYPVRGRGEDFVAVDDVSLVIPRGETVAIVGESGSGKTTTARMLLKVIEPTSGLIRYEGKDIASLSRAETKEFRQQVQPIFQDPYSSLNPMFTIERLIAEPLEFYKRGSGADRRKRVRQLLDDVALPQSMLRRYPSELSGGQRQRVAIARALALSPDLIVCDEPVSALDVLVQDQILKLLGDLQREYGLSYLFISHDLAVVRLISDYVCVMKDGRLVEAATSEEIFTNPRDPYTRRLLASIPGNELGIAS
- a CDS encoding DNA-directed RNA polymerase subunit beta, whose product is MAAARNASTSTTTKNGRGASRLSFAKISDTLTVPDLLALQTESFGWLVGNDAWKARVAEAKKQGRTDVNENSGLGEIFEEISPIEDLGETMQLSFTNPYLEPEKYSIEECKERGKTYAAPLYVEAEFMNHLTGEIKTQTVFMGDFPLQTDKGTFIINGSERVVVSQLVRSPGVYFDKTPDKTSDKDIVSARVIPSRGAWLEFEIDKRDQVGVRVDRKRKQSVTVFLKALGMTSEEILAEFAGYTSIEETLAKDTIVTKEDALRDIYRKLRPGEQVAAEAARALLDNFYFNPKRYDLAKVGRYKINHKLGLDQPLTSSVLTVEDIVATIKYLVRLHAGTEETFTGIRGGKKAEIRLATDDIDNFGNRRIRAVGELIQNQVRTGLSRMERVVRERMTTQDIEAITPQTLINVRPVVAAIKEFFGTSQLSQFMDQNNPLAGLTNKRRLSALGPGGLSRDRAGVEVRDVHPSHYGRMCPIETPEGPNIGLIGALATFARINSFGFIETPYRKVEGGVVTEHIDYLTASEEVDFNIAQANAPLDAKGRFIESHVLARPKGGSGEVDMFLPEDIGYIDVSPRQMVSVATSLVPFLEHDDAQRALMGANMQRQAVPLLRSDSPLVGTGMEGYTAIDAGDVLTADKAGVVSEVSADRVVVMLDEGGTQEYHLRKFDRSNQGTSYNQKVVVNAGERVEVGEVIADGPATENGELALGKNLLVAFMTWEGYNFEDAIILSQDLVKDDTLSSIHIEEYEVDARDTKLGKEEITRDLPNVSPELLKDLDERGIIRIGAEVRPGDILVGKVTPKGETELSAEERLLRAIFNEKSREVRDTSLKVPHGEQGTIIAVKEFNAEDGDDELGSGVNRRVVVYIAQKRKITEGDKLAGRHGNKGVIAKILPIEDMPFMADGTPVDIVLNPLGIPGRMNFGQVLETHLGWIAKQGWKVEGTPEWAARLPEQAFEAAPGTKVATPVFDGASEEEIAGLLDATIPTRDGVRLIDSSGKAQMFDGRSGEPFPAPISVGYMYILKLHHLVDDKIHARSTGPYSMITQQPLGGKAQFGGQRFGEMEVWALEAYGAAYALQELLTIKSDDILGRVKVYEAIVKGENIQEPGIPESFKVLMKEMQSLCLNVEVLSADGTLVNLRDTDDEAFRAAEELGINISSRFEAASIDEI